A stretch of Rickettsia rickettsii DNA encodes these proteins:
- a CDS encoding 7-carboxy-7-deazaguanine synthase QueE, protein MFGQNPKRSILNGDGTQLEVQSIFKTIQGEGIFVGCPAIFIRLGGCNLACNFCDTEFEDFDLVDIDKILNKVESLALNSKNEKSINLVVITGGEPMRQPIELLCQKLLDRDVKVQIETNGTLYRSLPKEVSIICSPKVGKTGYSKIREDLLPKISAVKFIVAKNILEYSLIPEVGQTSYNIPVFIQPMDQNNQRLNGENNELAVKLALESGARLSLQTHKFLNIP, encoded by the coding sequence ATGTTTGGACAAAATCCTAAAAGAAGCATATTAAACGGTGACGGTACTCAGTTAGAGGTACAGTCTATTTTTAAGACTATACAAGGGGAGGGCATTTTTGTAGGTTGTCCTGCGATCTTTATTAGGCTTGGAGGATGTAATCTTGCTTGTAATTTTTGTGATACGGAGTTTGAAGATTTTGATTTAGTAGATATAGATAAGATTTTGAATAAAGTAGAAAGCCTGGCATTAAATTCTAAAAATGAAAAATCGATTAATTTAGTAGTAATAACCGGCGGTGAGCCGATGCGTCAACCTATAGAGTTATTATGTCAGAAGTTATTAGACCGAGATGTTAAAGTTCAAATAGAGACTAACGGTACGTTATATCGTTCTTTGCCGAAAGAAGTGTCTATAATTTGTTCGCCGAAGGTAGGTAAAACCGGTTATAGTAAAATAAGAGAAGATTTATTGCCTAAAATTAGTGCGGTGAAATTTATCGTTGCTAAAAATATTTTAGAATATAGTCTCATACCGGAAGTAGGGCAAACCTCTTATAATATACCGGTTTTTATTCAACCTATGGATCAAAACAACCAAAGACTTAATGGCGAAAATAATGAGTTAGCAGTAAAATTAGCATTAGAAAGCGGTGCTAGATTATCTCTGCAAACTCATAAATTTTTAAATATCCCATAG